TACATTGTTCATTTTTAGCTTCTtatcagacataatattttctGTTGTGAGAAACAGAGAATTAATAGTACCTCTAGGTCTTTTCATTGGCTGCACACTGGCTGACTTCTTGAAGGAGACTTCTAAGGAATTGTTTGAAGGCATCAAGGTATGCTCCTTCTGCTTGTTTGCTTATCATTTAGTAGTCTCTTTATGCCTTATATTGATGCTTTCTTGGGTGTTTCTTCTGGCTATTCAGGAAGGAGGTTTGAGATGGCACCTTCTTGGCATTGGTTCTTTCTTTGttcttgttaagtttgtctctgTGTGTTTCACAGTACAAGGACGTGTATTTCTTTCCCATGTTGGGAACGGCGGGTTGATGCAGGTTCTATGGTTATGGAGAAAACTACTGGAGGAAAGAGAATCTGTTAATGTGGAGCTGTTGCACCAAAATGATTTTAAATCCAACAATGTGTAAGGTTGAAAGGCACATTTGGTTCCCTGCATTCCCGAGGGATTTGACCATACTGCAATTTTGTAGTCAagcattttcttccttttaataGTTTTGCCATAATTTCGGTAAATGATGGTCTCAAATCCCAGTTCTATTGTGGTGGTCACAATGCTGTTTAGGATGAGGGGCATCAACTGAGATCATTGAGCTCTCCCAGCTAGTACTGCATGACATGTTACTGCTGTACTCCATACTGGTTAGAGCTAGCCTGGAGAAGCTACCAGTACTCTATAAGAGCTGGAATCATCTCTGGCTTGATTGGTTTTCTGGGACGTACAAGACATGGACACAATGTTTAAGCATGGTTCCAGTAAATCATGGACCACATTGAAAAGCATGCATACTTCAATAAATGTTTACAAGCCTCTCATTGTTTTGATGGGCACCCAAAAAATTGGTAGCCGATCTCGATAGTAGAGTAAGTCAgccacattattattattagctTTTTGATGCACCTCCACATGTTTGCAGGCAAtgtgaagaaagaaaatgagttcACCTACAATTGTACCTAGAATAAGTTGGTTTACTAATCCTAGCCTGTTGAGCTAACCTAGTAGCAAGACACAGTAGCATCATATTATGAAACAAAGATGTAATAGAGAAAAACAGATTGAACAGATCTAGAGGCCAAGCTGCCTGATCCTTTACCAGGAGTTGATAGATGAATCATTCAACCAAACGACAAGTCGTTCAAGTTGTGGGTCCCATTTGATAGATATCAAATATCAAGATTTGATACAGGCTGATACAAAATCTGTCTAATAAATAGTAATTACCCTTATGGCTAAATTAGCAATGTGAGGAGATTCCCATAGTGTGCTTTTAACAATGGCTCTTTATGTGATATGCAGTATATACAATAAAAGAAACTTGTGACCAGAACACATTTGGTAGACATGGGCGGATCCATGTGATGGAATACCATAAACCCACTTCATATAACAAAGTTTCAGCTCAAAACAAGCACGAGAAAGTGCCTCAAAAGTAAGTTTAAACTGACAGAAATTTACATAATTGTTGGTATAATCCATTCCAATGAAGTGGCATCCTTGTAATCTTATAATTGGTGATATCCCATGCCTGAGAAATGAGGGATCCGACCTCAAAtcacttgatgacatgagcagCTATTCTACAAATCTGGCTTAGAGGTATTCATTTGCATAATGTGAAGAAACAGTTTCCAGCAGGCACCAGTATCTATCGTATTACTTTCGTCAAGGCACCATCAAAATGATGGTGGTAAGGTATGAAACAATATTGAAGAGTAACTATATACATAAGAATCAGCTTATTCTACTGCTTGTTGGCATCTTTGATTTTCAAATTGCCCCATGCTTCACTAAATTGGTTGGCTGCATTTCCTGAGTTACAAGGCACATAAACAGCAATTGAGTAATTCTCAGACTACATATATAGAGAGTTTAATGAGTGTTAGCTAGGAGTACTAAACCTGGCTTCATGTACCCTGGATCCTGCATGCTGTCCACATCTACAGAATGATTTGGGTCCTCGGATTTACATAAACTACAATCCCCAGGCGAATTCAGTGTCAACTGACGACAGACTGATTGCAGTTGTTGAATCTCTACTATCTGCTCACTATGCTCATCTTCTTGGTCCATTTCAATGAAAGCCTATGTCAAATCACATCACTGCAATGagcatgtgtgtgtgtatgcacactcatatatatgtgtgtgtgagtgtgtgagttgtgtgtgtgtgtgagagagagagagagaaagagagattggtACCTCTGCAGGAGAACTCTTACAAATGGGACTATCCGAGTCCAGTGTCAACTGACAATAAGCTGATTGCAGTTTTTGATGAATCAATTCCATTCGCCCACTCTGCTCGTCTCGTTGATCCATCTCAATAAGACCCTATATCCAACTATAACTCTCAGTCTTCAATGAGCATGATGTGTATGCCTATGGCTTACCATATCTATAAGACTTGAATTAGCATTTGTACctgtgggtttgggtttttgtgtgtgtgtgtgtgtgtgtgtgagagagagagagagagagagagagagagagttacctCTGCAGAAGAACTCTTAAAAATGGGATGAAACCGCTGCCTACAGTACTCATTAAAAAGTAGTGTGCATATCACCAGTGGAATGGTGAACCCTGCTGCAACTGGTGACTTTTTtaatccaaaaatccaaagtGCTACTATTTGCATCAGAACCAATGAGAAGATTGTGGCATTTTGTGCAATAGGCCAATACTGTCCACCGGTCTCATACCTTGACAGATACACATTAAGAATCTGAAAAGTATATTTGAAGGAAAGCATAAGGAGGAAATAATAAggcaaactttttttttttttcttccaattgtCTCAGATCTGCCAGAATACAGTCATAACACAACAAGCGTTGGATAGAGTCTTTCAACCATGACACTCAAAATGGAAACTACAACCATCTCTTTGTAACATTGATTCATTTATGGATAGCTAACAAGCATGGTGTTTTACTTTTGCTTTTTTATCAGTGTAAGCATAGCAGCTGTACAACATGAGCATGACTTCTAATAAGTTCCCCAGACGCTATCGGTGTAAAGTCACCAGTTATGTAATTTAAGGAAGATCCAAACCcaattcaaaacagaaaaaaataggCCCCTCAATAAACTCCACTACTTTAATTTgataaaaagaaacaagaaaaaaaaattgactgtCAGAGATTCTTAATCAAAATTTGTTTAGCGTCTGTAATCTAAATAGTTGACAATGACTACCACCCCTAAATccaagaaaatgaatgaaaaaaatgttGTATGTGAAGAGGATTCCTTTTCCCAAAGATGTTGGTGAATCAACACCTAGTAGTTCATAAATAGAGATCCAAGAATTTTGGAGTTTTAAGGAAGACCAACACGATACACTGAGATACTATTCACAAAGTGCTGGCACAGTCATATTTGGGGAGTAAACATTGACAGCTCTCATCCTTATTTTGAAGCAGAATGAAACAGTATGCCAGGAGAAAAACATGAGGAAACATGCGAAAGGATAAAGCGATATATATGCTTTGGTCTGTGGTTTCAGCCCCCATCCCCTTTAAGATGTTCAAAATTCTTATTTGAAATTAAGGAGATAAACAAAATGTACAACGATGATCAAAGAGAATGAACAGCCTATACAAAGCACTTGTCATTAAATGTTAAGCCATCCCAacttccaccagaaatagaagAGAACAGAAATTCTGGAGATCCATTATTCACTTGGTTCCCAAGGAGGATTTGTCATTAAATACTTTGTTATTCCTCTGTTTCCAATTTAACCAGCAAAGGGCTGATGGAAGCAAATTCCACAAAATTCTCTTCCTCTTACAGTATTAATCAATAAGCCCAAAACCTCAGGTCATACTCATCAATTAGATAATGAACCAAATGTAATTAATCATGGTCCTGTCATGCCACTTGTCATTTTTTACACTTTGTTCTTTTACAGCCCCTTCTATTTGAagctctgtgtgtgtgtgtgtgtgagagagagagagagagagagagagagagaggattccTCTTAGCTATTCTTATTGCAAGAGAGGTAGAGAACCAGTTCCTCTTAACTCTTCTTTTTTGCATCATCCCTAGATTAACTCATTGAGTTCCATatcttttcaacttttttttttgggtctcaCCTCTCTTATGATTGGTGGGAAgaatcagatgaagaagtccctctctctctctctctctctctctccatgcaATACCCCCATCCTGTCCCATCACCTTAACAAGGCAAACGGGTAAGGGTTGGAATTACCCCAATTAGAACCAAACCCGATCCAATGCCATCCCCAAATTCATGCATCAGGATATCCGCACTAGATGATGCATTACAGTGGGCCCTACTCCCATGTATTACTCAAATTAACCTTCATAATTTCATCTTTTAGATTTGACAGATGCCAATCCTCTATTAGGATCTAGGAACAATTAattcaagaaagaagaaaattatatttGGAAAATCTCACCTGGTTACGATACACAACATAGCCTAGAAAGAAGTACACCAGCAAGAAAGGCAATACTAGAGGTGCCACGATTGAAAAAGTGAAGCCAAGAAGGACAAACAGAAGAACTCTTGGAACTTCTGTGTGGTATGGAAAAGACAGCGCACTGAAGTATGAAACATCATTGCTTCTGAGTATGAATCTATAGAACAGACTGCAGAACAGATTGAAAATTTGCACAACTTCACAGGCCAACCCTGCCCAACCTGATGTCAAAATATAAGTAGTGAAGAAAGTAGCCTGCAAAAATTGAATAATCACATATTACTTGCCAATAGCTGAAGCATCATAGTCTTCTAATAAACAAAAGGAGCTAGATGACTCCACTGGTAATGTCATAGCAGCCAAGAGTTCATTATCAGCTAGGAACCAGTCTCATGGGATGTGATGGTGTCCAGGGAAAACTGACCTAGTATTTTTAATAACAGGAAAGGACAAGAATAGTcagaaaaattattatttaatagTATTACATTGAACCtataagaaaattttgtaaGGAAGAAAGATTACCAGAGTTAAGGTAGATAGTTTACTATACATGAGCTGACATGTGTAGACACTGATTGACACCTCCCCAACTTGGGGCGTCGGGTAAATCCATGATTATAGGTGTTGGAATAATTGattattgtaataatgggttttaggggtgTTATCCAATACCCTTAAGCCcactttagggtttttttcattataaatagagaggcttgTGTCCATTATTGACACAAGTCATAATTTTCTcccattcaacatggtatcagagcaggtgaGAGATCCAAATCCTAGCTCCCTACCTCTTCCCTAGACCCTACCACCATCACCACTCCCACCCCTCCACCATCGCTGCCCTCCTAGCGCTGCCACCCTCCTAGCGCCACCaccatccctctctctctttcgccCCTCTgtctcatctctctcttcctccctttctaaagggttttcctttattttccctCTATTTTGGTTCCCTTAGGTTTTTTTTccctaggtggtgactttcTTCCCACCGGGGGCTTCTCCTCATCTAGAACCCTATCTTTTCCCAGATCCCTATGCTTGGTTAGATATGGATGGTTACTTTATCTTGTGATTGCAATTGGGATCAGCAATGGCGTCTAAAGACTCTGAGACATAAGTTCTCTAGAAGGGAGGGAGTTGTCCCCCTAATAGCGACAACCCTACCTTCCCTACTAGCTCCATCGAGTTGGATGGGAGCAAATATTTGATATGATCCCGTTCCTACTACCTATCAATTGTTGGTCATGGTTATGTCAGACTTCTCAGAGGTACTTTATTATGCCCCACTGCTACTGGTTCCCGTCAAGACAAATGGAACACAACCAATTGTATGGTAATGCCCTACCTTATCAACTCTATGTCCCCTTCTATTGCTGGGGCATACTTGTTGCTTAATTCTAATGTCAAGATCTGGAAAGTCGTGACGGGAACGTATTCTCAGGTGGGCAAGAGTGCCCAATGTTTTGAGCTGAGAAAGAAACTTCATACGGCTACTCAGAAGGAGCTCACTGTCTCCCAATATTATTCTAAACTGTAAGGAATGTGGAATGAAATTGATTATTATGAGACCTATCAACCTATTTGTGATACTGATATTGTAGGTTTTAAGAATTGTGAGGAAGAGCTTCGTGTATATGATTTCTTACAGGTCCCAATGTGGAATTTGATCATATTAGGGCCAATGTGCTTAATTAtgacccctttcctaccttgaACTAGGCCTTTTCTTTAATTCATACAGAAGAGAATCATCGATCTAAGATGCTTCAGCCTAATTCTCATGATCGCTCTGCCCTAATCTCTACTTAGGGTTCTATTGATCAATCTACTAGTTCTGGTACTTGGACTACTACTCCTCCTCCACAAACATATCAGTTGTCAAGTGTGACTATTGTGCTAAGGAGCATCCACTTGGGAGACTTGTTAGAAGCTCCATAGGGGTAATCAGGGTCATGGAAAGAATACTCAGGCTAATCAATATGAGATGATAGACAACTCTGACTGCCCTAGTACCACGAGATCCTCCATCTCCACTGATGAAATGGCTATGCTTCGTCGAATGATGACTCAAATGGGATCCTCACCTCTGCCACTACTACTTCCTCTCTGCTAGCCTCCCACTCTACTCAGTCAGATACTGTTTTTTGTGGTCATAGTCCTTTAGTTTCCCCTCAAACTTGGATTATTGACTCTGGGGCCATTGATCACATAACTGGTCACACTACCACTACTTCACAGATGCTCTCTGATCTTGAGTCTACTCTTCTAGGTATCCATTTTCCTCTTGTTTTCTATCAGTTCCTCAATGTCCCTACTGCTCATAGAAAATGTAGTAGGGTTTGTACTCAACAACTTATTTCTAATGTTGTATCATACAGTGCTCTATCTCCTTCCTATCGTGCTTTTGTGTCTTCCTTGcctatttttttcattcctcATACATGGCAGGAGGCACTTGCAAAACATAAGTGGAAGGATGCAATAAATGAGGAGAGGAGGGTGCCTTATAAAAATGATATACGGCACTTGCTCTTTAGAAGCGTCCACTGGGCTGTAAGTGGGTGTTCACAGTTAAGAAAAATGCAGATGAGATTGTAAACAAATACAAAGCAAGGCTGGTTGCTAGTGGGTTCACTCGGACGTATAGGGATTGATCACCAGGAGACCTTTGCCCTTGTTGCAAAGATGAACACATTAAGGGTGATTATCTCTTGTGGAATAAACCGTGGCCGAAAGCTACAACAGTTGGATATCAAGAATGTCTTTCTTCATAGTGAGTTGACTTAGGAGGTATATATGGATGTCCCACAAGGTTTTTTCAGCTCAGAAATTCTAGGGAAGGTCtgcaaaccaaaaaagaaactatATGGGTTGAAGCAGTCTCCAAGGGCCTACTTTGTTCGGTTTCACAAAGCTATGGTTGCAACTGGCTTTACTCAGAGTAGTGCTAATCATACCCTATTTATTAAAAGGGTGGGTGATCGGGTTACTATTCTGATTGTGTATGTGGATGATGTTGTTATTATTGAGGATGATACTACTGAGATCTCTAAGCTTAAGGCGTATCTTGGTAAGAAGTTTGAGATTAAAGACCTTGGAAGACTAAAGTACTTCTTTGAGATTATGGCTCGGTCTACCAAGGGTGTTCTCCTGTCTCAGAGCAAATACACCTTGGATCTTCTTTCAAAGACTGACATGTTAGGGAGTAAGCCTTCAAATACACCTACTGAAGATAATTCACATCTCAAGAACAAGGAAGGTGAACCAGTTGATAAGGAATGATATTATAGGTTAGTTGGGAGACTGATCTATCTATCTCACACTCGACCAGACATAGCTCATGTAGTGAGCCTTGTGAGTCAGTATATGTATGATCCTCATTCCTCTCATATGGAAGCTATGTTTTGTATTCTTCGGTATTTGAAGGCTGCTCTAGGGAATGGTATCTTATTCTCCCCTTCAGAACACATGAGGATAGATGCTTGTATTGATGCTGATTGTGAAGGTTCTCTATATGATCATTGATGTACTTCAGACTACTGTGCATTTGTTGGTGGCAACTTGTTACATGGTGTAGTAAGTAGCAGGCAATTGTTGCTAGGTCTAGTGCTAAGGCTGAATTCCGTGTAATAGCTCTTGGTGTTTGTGAGTTGTTATGGCTTAGAGGTCTCCTTCAAAACTTAGGTGTAGCTATTCAGATGCCTATGAtgttatattgtgacaataagtCAGCCATCAATATTGCCCATAATCTAGTTCAGCATGATCGTACTAAAAATGTCAAGATTGACAGGCATTTCATCAAGAAGTTGGAGCAAGGGCTTATATGTCCTCCGTTTGTCCATAGTGAAGATCAGTTAGCTGATATACTCACAAAGGGCCTTAGTAgaaaagttttttattttattttgtgcaagttgggcatgtgcgatatccatgcaccaacttgagggggagtgtcgGAATAATTGGTTATTGTAATAATGAGTTTAATGGGTATTGTCTAAACAGACCCTTAAGCCcactttagggttttatttcattACAAATAAAGAGGCTTTGTCCATTATTGACACAAGTCATAATTTTCTCCCATTCAACAGTAGGttaaggaaaagagagagaacgtgaaaagacacacacacacacacacacacaaattgAAAAAGGAGAACTTCATAAAGAATTTAAGAATTTAGATAAAATGTGCAGAATAAGTTACAAGCCTCCAACAACCCATAAATATAAGGAACTTTCCACCAACAAGATAAATAACTTTCAAGGACATGTGTTAAGAAAGTGTATATTGGACTCTTCGAACAGTGGGGTACAAAGGGGTATGTATGCCACGATGGTGGagatctctctccttctttgcatgtcattgtgttagataacatttgatttcttttgtttcctcATTAGCTTAGGACACTGATTTCCTTGTTATAGTAGTACAAATCAATTATTTCCTTATCTATTGTAAGTAAATTGaggttttatatatatatatatatattttttttttgattgaagCAGGACAGCTAGAGCACAATTCTGTGAGCTCTAGCAGtcttggttcttcttcttcctcctcttgtgATTGCTAGTTGATTAGTACTTGATAATGTTATAACATGGACACATGTAAAGATAATTCGATCACTTAGCACTAGTGAAATCACATgtataatttaaaattatttaaaaaatagttCCAATTATAAAAACAAATATGCTGTAGACCGCCACTCCCCCAAGTCACTGAACTGTAATCTTTGGGGGTTCACTAATTTTCACATATGAATGTATTGAATTCTGAAACATGCAACCATATCCATGTGACAAAGGTAGAAAACCATTCAATTACTAATAGATCAGAAGCAATAATCACCTGACTTGGTACGGCTGTAGCAATGTCACTGGGTATGGATTTTGGCATCGCGATGAATCTTTTCAGGTGTTTTATGATAGATCCAGTCAAcacattacaaaaaaaaacattcCAGATTGTAAAGTAAAGGACTTTGCAGCATGCACTCTTTTTCCTGCCACTACGTGATATTGATCCTTCCACTGCTGAAAATAACATCATCAATGGAGGGACAGTGTACAGGAACAACAGCAATATCACACTTGGTAGATATCCTGTAACCAGCTGAGTAATATAGGTCCTGCATGGAAGAACATGGTAATCTATTCACACATCTATGCGTCTCTACAAGAAATCAGTGAAGTAACTTTCACCCTTCTATTGATCTTTAATGCCTTGGGTATATGGAATGAGATGTAATTGTAGAAGCAACGTTATACTCCAATAATATATTACATAAAATCATCGATATGGTGTAATGTAATAACTAGCCTGCAATTTCTTCCAAACTAGAAGAGACACTGTAAGGAATAAAATCATTACTACAAACTGATATTAAACAAAATCCACAAAAGATTACTTTGTATCACTACTTAATTTCAGGAAACATTTTCCTCTCAGCATATGTTTAGAGATTATATTGTATCACTACTTTGTTTCAGGAAGCATTTTCTTCTCAGCATATGTTTAGAGATTATATTGAATCACTGGTTTACTTCAGGAGACAGTTTATAGGCCTATTATTTTATATGAAATAAATTGTACAAACATGTTGGAGCATCAGATTAGTTGTGCCCAGCTTGTTTAG
This genomic stretch from Macadamia integrifolia cultivar HAES 741 chromosome 2, SCU_Mint_v3, whole genome shotgun sequence harbors:
- the LOC122088308 gene encoding uncharacterized protein LOC122088308, which produces MALRACASSGSSRFQIKFIEGHRYPVHRLSQFACTQNFQSFRTCPIRRADIAHFSEPNKKMVHVYRFRERLWASLPEPVKEFPWRKAEDLVLQHLLIHGERALKWSLITLFIFSFLSDIIFSVVRNRELIVPLGLFIGCTLADFLKETSKELFEGIKEGGLRWHLLGIGSFFVLVKFVSVCFTVQGRVFLSHVGNGGLMQVLWLWRKLLEERESVNVELLHQNDFKSNNV
- the LOC122069984 gene encoding CSC1-like protein RXW8 isoform X2 — protein: MTSLSALLTSASINVGVCVLLLSVYSILRKQPGNVSVYFGRRLAQEKIKHDDAFHFERFIPSASWIVKAWEASEEEILALAGLDAVVFLRILVFRLWAHCLALYIISCSACALLYFEYKKVSKMRSEYITRSSSSPSQFSVLIRSIPCSPEESYSDLVRNFFTKYHASNYLSHRMVYRSGTLQRLMSDAEKMYKMLHHYGSNSVGQSIQPSLFTCGLCGGTINSFKMLPCEPVKPNLEDLGSSIKDKECGAAFVFFRTRYAATVASHVRQSSNPMLWVTDMAPEPQDVYWSNLCIPYRQLWIRRLGTLLGSFVFTVLFVVPVTLVQSLAQLEQLQKNFPFLKGIFKRTYITQLVTGYLPSVILLLFLYTVPPLMMLFSAVEGSISRSGRKKSACCKVLYFTIWNVFFCNVLTGSIIKHLKRFIAMPKSIPSDIATAVPSQATFFTTYILTSGWAGLACEVVQIFNLFCSLFYRFILRSNDVSYFSALSFPYHTEVPRVLLFVLLGFTFSIVAPLVLPFLLVYFFLGYVVYRNQILNVYLSRYETGGQYWPIAQNATIFSLVLMQIVALWIFGLKKSPVAAGFTIPLVICTLLFNEYCRQRFHPIFKSSSAEGLIEMDQRDEQSGRMELIHQKLQSAYCQLTLDSDSPICKSSPAEAFIEMDQEDEHSEQIVEIQQLQSVCRQLTLNSPGDCSLCKSEDPNHSVDVDSMQDPGYMKPGNAANQFSEAWGNLKIKDANKQ
- the LOC122069984 gene encoding CSC1-like protein RXW8 isoform X3, whose product is MEHKHMPSEPLSVFTIGNVKERSHWLWAHCLALYIISCSACALLYFEYKKVSKMRSEYITRSSSSPSQFSVLIRSIPCSPEESYSDLVRNFFTKYHASNYLSHRMVYRSGTLQRLMSDAEKMYKMLHHYGSNSVGQSIQPSLFTCGLCGGTINSFKMLPCEPVKPNLEDLGSSIKDKECGAAFVFFRTRYAATVASHVRQSSNPMLWVTDMAPEPQDVYWSNLCIPYRQLWIRRLGTLLGSFVFTVLFVVPVTLVQSLAQLEQLQKNFPFLKGIFKRTYITQLVTGYLPSVILLLFLYTVPPLMMLFSAVEGSISRSGRKKSACCKVLYFTIWNVFFCNVLTGSIIKHLKRFIAMPKSIPSDIATAVPSQATFFTTYILTSGWAGLACEVVQIFNLFCSLFYRFILRSNDVSYFSALSFPYHTEVPRVLLFVLLGFTFSIVAPLVLPFLLVYFFLGYVVYRNQILNVYLSRYETGGQYWPIAQNATIFSLVLMQIVALWIFGLKKSPVAAGFTIPLVICTLLFNEYCRQRFHPIFKSSSAEGLIEMDQRDEQSGRMELIHQKLQSAYCQLTLDSDSPICKSSPAEAFIEMDQEDEHSEQIVEIQQLQSVCRQLTLNSPGDCSLCKSEDPNHSVDVDSMQDPGYMKPGNAANQFSEAWGNLKIKDANKQ